The window ACATCAGCTCGAGATCGCCGACGCGCAGGGTGACGGCATCCATCCCGGTGAACGGGTTGAGGATGCCGTCGGCGGTGGTGACTTCTCGTGTCTCGATCATGATTCCTCCGTGCACAAAGCTTAGTTGCATGTACAACCACTTATCGGTGCGATCCATTCCCGAGTGGCGCGTCACCGCGCCCATCGACCAGGCTGGTGGCGATGGATGACTGGACGGGCACTGCCCATGCCTATGCCTACGTCCGCGCCGGCGCGACGCCTCCGCCCGGTCAGCGTCTGCTACCCGCCGACGACTTCGCAAGAACGCGCGACGGACTGCACGATCTGCTGACCGAGACGGGGCTCGTGGATGCCACAGCCGCCGAGATCTCGTGGGACTTCGTGATCGCCGCCGATGACCTCTGGCGCGGTGTCGAGGCGGGCATCGCCACGGTGGGCGCCACCTTTCGCACGCAGGACGAGGCCGGCCGGGCCGCGATGCGGCGGGTGTTCGAAGAGCTGTCGGGCGGCGGCATCCTGACCCTCCCCTCGACGGCGATCATTGCGGCGGCGACCCGGCGCTGAGAGTGTCAGAGCCGACCCCTAGAATCGCGTCATGTCGTTCGGAATGCTCTCCACACCGGTGGGCACGCTCGGCGTCACCGGCGAGGGCGGCGCGATCACGCGCGTCGAGTGGGTGCGCGACGCGCGCGAGCAAGATGTCGACGCTCTCGTCGCCGACGCTCTGGCGCAGCTCGAGGCGTACTTCGCTGGCGAGCGTCACCGGTTCGATGTGCCGTTCGACCTCGGCGCACAGTCCGAGGGTGCGAGGGCCGTGCTGATGACGCTCCACGACACGGTCGAGTTCGGCGACTCGATCACCTATGGTGACCTTGCCGCGCGCAGCGGCACCGACATTCCAGCGCGCGGTATCGGGACCATCATGGGGGCGAATCCGGTGCCGATCATCGTTCCCTGTCACCGTGTTCTCGCGAGCGACGGGCTCGGCGGGTACTCGGGTGGCGCACCGGGCCAGGGCCTGGTCACCAAGCGCGCGCTGCTCGAGTTCGAGGGCGCTCTGCCGGCGCCGCTGTTCTGACACCGCAAGAGGAAGTGAGCCGCACATGGCCGACGGGTATGACGCAACCTCGACCATCACGATCGAGGCGCCGCGCGAAGAGGTGTGGCGTGTGCTTCTGGATCCCGCCGCAGTAAAGGAGTACATGTTCGGCACCGACCTTGAGACGAGCTGGGCTGTCGGCGGTCAGATCCGCTGGCGCGGCGTGTGGAAGGACAAGCCATTCGAAGACCACGGTGTCATCCTCGAAGTCGATGCTCCGGCCCGCCTCGTCTTCACGCACTTCAGTCCGTTGAGCGGAGACGAAGACGTCCCCGAGAACCACCACACCCTCACGTGGACTCTGGACGATACCGGCCCCGCCACGACGGTGCTGACTCTGCGTCAGAGCAACAACACCACGCCAGAGGCCGCCGAACACTCGCGGCGGATGTGGGATCAGCTCGTCGCGACGGTGAAGCAGATCGCCGAGCGCGGGTGATGCGCCGGGGAGCAGCTGGTCACCGGTGAGGTGCGAGGAGCTCGTCAAACCATGGGATGAGCCGCGCCACGCGCTGGGGAAAAGAAGCCCAAGAGTCGTCCAGTCCGGCGAGGACTTGCGCACCCACGAATGCGGAGTTCACGAACTCCGCAGCCTGGTCGAGATCGATGTCGGGGCGAATCGATCCTTCCTCGATTCCCTGGCTGATGATGTCGCGCACGATATGCACCCACTCGATGTAGGGAGCATTCGCAATCTCGGCCACTTCCGGACTCGCCTGGCCTGCGAGCCGGATGCCACCCTGGACAATCTCATCGGTCGAGATCAGCATCGCTAGACGATCCAATAGTGCGAATAAGCGCTCCCTTGTGGTGCCGGGGCTGCTCTGAACAGCCTGGAGGACGGCCTTCATCCGTTCTTGCTGCGCTTCGAGGACGGCGCGTGCCATCTCAGCCTTGGTGCCAAAGTGGAAGTACATCGACCCCTCACTGGCACCCGACTCGACCGCGATGCCCCGCAGTCGTGATTCACCGTATGACAGCCGCGCAAACACCCGTGCCGCGCCGGCGATTAGTGCTTCGCGGGTGGCGATCGACCGCTCCTGTTTCAGTGCAGCCACCTTGCGTTCCGTCACCACCAAGACCCCTCTCACACATGCGCCGGAGCGACGCTGCCCGGCAACCCCATTATGCCGGCCGGCGCGGGAGCTCCTCAGTCTCCCGCATCCAGCGGTAGTAATTGATGCACCTTAATTGCTATGATCTGTTCGCCCCCAAGACAGGCGAGCGGGCGTGGTCCGCGATCGCACCCGCAGCATCGACTGACACCACCGACTGAGGGAACCCACATGAAACACCACAGCCTCCGCAACACCCTCGGCACGTTTTTTGCCGCCGCAGGAATAGCCGTACTGGGTGGATGTGCGGCGTCGGCACCGATGTCATCGCCGTCGTCCATGGCACGTGTGAGCATCACGAAATACTCTGCCGTTTCGGCACATCTCGACTACGCCCACGGGGTGGCCGCGCTGCCAACCACAAACCTCGATGTGGGCGCGCCTGACTTCGTCATGGCGATACTGCACGCCATCGCGGTCCGTACGGATGCCTGCATGCAGAAGCAGGGCTTCCCGGCCATCGCCGACGAGCAGAGCTGGCAGCCTTACGTCGGCGATGAAGACCGTACGCTGGGCCGTTGGAGTGTCGATTATGCAAGCAAGTACGGTGCCGCCCCAGCACCAGAATCGCAGCCGAGCGAGGTTAACCTGCTTTCGAAAGGCCCCGACTTCAATAACGCCTACAGCGCGTGCCAAATCAAGGCGAAGACAGCCCTCGACGAACAGATTCAGTTCGCGCAGAGCAAGAACATCATCTCCACGATCAAGTGGCAGGCTTTTCAACTGGCCACCACGTCACCAGCGGGCAAGAAGGTGATCACACGCTGGCACGACTGCGCAGAAGATGCTGGCGTCGTGCTTGACCCCGAGAGTGGCGGACCGTCAACGCAGTATTCGAGCCAGGGCAAGCAGGCCGAGATCACGGCGTTCACTGCCGACGCGAAGTGTGCGAAGTCGACCGGCGCCGTGCAAGAGATCTTCACTCTCCGTGCGCAGTATGAATCGGCACTGCTGGATGCCTCAGAGGCCCAGGTCGCCGCTTACAAGACGCAGCGTGCCAAAGTGCTCACCCAGCTCGACGATGTGATCTCCGGTCGATGACAACGCCACCGACTGACGCGAGTGACGAGCCAACCGCTATACGACACATCCGGCATCAGTCACGCGCCGTGATTTTGCTCGTGGTGGCGATCATGCTTGTCGTTGGCGCCTTCTTCACAGGTCTTGCTGTCCACTCGCCCGACGACGCAGCCCTGTCGCGTATCGACAACGTCGTACCGGTGTTCGCGACTGCACAGCAACGCGTGGTGGACGACGGATTCACTGTTATTGGTCGCGTCGTGGCGCCCCGTATCGCGTCGGTGACCGTCACAGAGGCCTCTACTGAAGCCTCCTCGACGCCTCAGACGAAGGCCGACACCCCCGACAATGCGCCCGCCAACGGCGACGCTACGCCCGAGCAAGTCGTCGTGTCGGCATCCGCCGCCAAACGAGGCCAGACGATCACGGCCGGCACCCTCATTGCAGAGGTCTCGGGGCGACCCGTGTTCGCTTGGCCTGCTGGCGTGCCGCTTTATCGCAACCTTGTTCCCGGCGACTCCGGTGCCGACGTGCGAGGGTTGCAACAGGCGTTAGCTGACGCCGGCGTGTACGAGGGTGGCCGCGATGGGCTCTTCGGAGCCCGCACTCTGGAAGCCCTGGAGACCCTGTACTTGCGCGCCGGCTACAGCCTACCGTTCGTGAACGACGGGGTGCGCGGGTTCGCTTGGCGCGAGGTGGTCACGATGCCAAAGCTGCCCGCGTTGGTAACGGAGGTCCCGCCCGTGGGCACGGTGCTGGGTGCCGAACGTCCCCTCGTCAGCATCCAAACGTCACCGGCCGTCATTCAAGGTCTTGCCACCACTGACGTCGCAAAAGGCCTCCACGTGGGCACGAAGGTGCGTGTGGAAGCTAACGGCGGGGTTGCCGAGACCACCAGTATTCAAAAGGTGGGCGCTTTCATGACCGATGAGAAAACTGGCATCTCGGGGCAGATGCTCACCGTAATGCTACCGAGGGGGTTCCCGACGGGCGACGGAACAGGCGTCACGATTCGACCTGCGAAAGCACCATCGCCGTCCATCGCTGTTCCCGCCATTTCGCTGCGGCAGGACGCCTCCGGCACGTTCGTGCTGCGCAAGGCAGCGCAGGCCGACCCAAGGGATTCCGGCAACGCGTACGAGACCATCCGAGTCGTCGCCTCTGCGGAAGCCGACGGGTGGGTCTCTCTCACTGATGCCGGGGGGCTCAACCTCGGTGACAGGGTTTTGGTCTCCGGGAGTCCCAGTGAGTGAGCCTCCGCTGCTCGAACTCGCAGGCATAGGCCGCTCATTCCGCGCCGGCTCATCAACGACTCACTCGTTGCGCGACATCTCGTTCAACATCCGACGCGGTGAGTTCGTCGGAATCATCGGGCCATCAGGGGCAGGCAAGAGCACCCTATTGAATATTCTCGGGCTGCTGGACTCGCCAACGGCTGGGGCGTATCGGTTTGACGGCGTCGACATTACCGACCTCGGCGAAAATGACCGTGATCGGGTGCGCAACGAGAAGATCGGATTCATCTTCCAGGACTCGCACACATTGGTCGACGAAACAGCGGCCGAGAACGTCTCCTTGCCGTTGAAAATACGGGGGGCGACTATGGGCGAACGGCGACGCGTGGCCCGAACGGAACTGCGCCGGCTCGGCCTGGGCCACCGACAGGGCGAGGCTGCGCTGAACTTGTCAGGAGGGGAACGGCAGCGGGTGGCCATCGCCCGTGCGATCTCGACACACCCGGCGCTGGTGCTCGCCGACGAACCGACCGGCTCGCTCGACTCGGCGTCTTCCGCCCATGTCATAGATGAACTGCGGGCACTTAATACCACAGGCACGACTGTCGTCATCATCACGCACGATCGCGCCATCGCCGACCGCACCGACCGGTGTATCGAGTTGCTCGACGGGCGGGTGGCAGCGGACCCGAGCGTGGATTCGCGCGCAGAGACATGGACTGCCGCGCGAGCCAAACCCGACTCGGCCGCCGCATGGGTGGATGCGCCGGCGTCAGCACCCGCGCTAGAGAAGAGGCGCGGGTCTACCTGCGCACGATTCGGCCGCCGCCTGCTGGCCGAGGCGTTCGATGCCATCTCGGCGCATACTGCCAACCTCGGGCGCACCGTTCTGCTGCTCGCCGCCTTCTCCCTCGGCGTCGGCGGACTGGTATGCGCGATGGGGGTCAGCCAGAGCGCTGCCTCGCAGGTCTCTGACCAACTCACCCAAGCTGGGCTCGACGAGGTCGTCGCACAGGTGTCGGCATCCGGTATCCAGCTTCAGGACTTTGATTCAGACTCACCACTACCGACGCACCGCACGGTCACAGAGTTGCAGGGTGTAATCGGTGCAGCATATGCGGCCCGTGTGCAGACCGCCGATGCGCGACCCCGGCTGCTACGCGCCATGCCGGCCGCACGGTTCGACGGCGACATCCTCGTCGCGGGGCCCGCGTACCTGGCCATCCAGAACGCAGTCGTCTGGCCCACCAACGCAGGCCGACTCCTGTCAAACACATGGCACGGTGCGGTCGCAATCCTCGGGAAGGACGCCGCAGCCGCAATCGGCGTCGCCGATGCAGGACCGGGGGTGCGTATCTGGATTGCCGACCAGCCCGTTGATGTTGTCGGGCTCATCACAGCCCCGGGGCGCACACCGCTCCTGTCAAACACGATCCTGCTCTCCCCTGAGGCTGCCGTTGGTCTCGCCCCTGAGGACGCTCGCCTCATCGTGCGTACAGCGCCGGGCATGCCCGCCGCCGTCGCCGACGCGTTGCCGCCAGCTATCTCGCCGGGTAACCCACCGGCCGTGACTGTGGAAACCGTGGCCGACCTGCGGCAACTCAGGCACGGCGTATCGGCTGACCTCGGCATCCTCATCGCGCTCGTGTCGGCGCTGCTTCTGCTGTTGGCGTGCCTGACATCAGCTGTGGCAATGTACCTTTCTGTGCGATCTCGGCGCCCCGAGATTGCACTACGACGCGCGATCGGCGCCAGCCGCGCGTCGATCTGGCGGCTGTTCACTGTCGAAGGTCTCACGGTCGGGCTCGGCGGCGGCGTCGCGGGCGCTGCGCTGGGCCTCATGGCCGTCGTCACCGTCTGCGCCGTGCAGCAGTGGACGCCCGTCCTTGATCTCAGGATCGTTTTCGTAGGCATTGGGATCGGTGCCGCCTCTGGCATTGTCTCTGCGGTATACCCCGCGACGGCGGCCGCACGCAGCAATCCTGCGCTGGCCATCCGGGCGTGAAAGCGGTGACCGCCCCAGCCGGCTCACGATGTGTGGCCTCGAGATCGCGGACTCGCGCGGCCGGGTTCGCACGGCAGACGAGCATGGCCTCGTCTATGTTTGGGAACACTCGTGCCGAGGCTGCTGGCCACCGGCGTTGCGAGTTCGCCGATGAGGCGCATCCGGTCGTCACTCGACGCAAGGCATTTCAAGGAGTGAGGACGCGGAAAACGAATTCGTGCGGACGCAGGATGAGGCGTCCGTTGCGCGCCGGACCGAGATCGAGGAGATCATGGTCGCTTGTGACGATGATCAGCGCATCGACCGATGGGTCCTTCGCCAACGCGACGATCGCATTGTCCTCGTAGTCCGCGACACCGTGGTCCCGCTCGGCGGGTTCGATCACGCCTCCGCCCGAGAATTCGCACATCTCCACGATCGCGGACACGAACTGCTCGACTATCGGCTCACTTTGCCCGGCCATGCGCATGACACGCGCGACGTTGCGCAGGATGTGCGCAGACGCGAACAGGCGGAACCGCCCACCGAAGGCGAGTGATATGGCATCAGCCGCCGGGTTGTCGGTTGTCGGAGGGACGTCAGGGAGAAGGGGCCAACTTCCGTCCGCGCCAAGGATGTCGTCAAGGTAGACGTTGACATCAAAGACGACCACCGTCGTCGGATCGATCATGATGCCGCAGAATCGCGGATGAGGTCCAGCACCTCGTCGGTGGAGTAGCGACGGCCGCCGCGTTCGTCACGGGCTCGGTCACGGATTTCATTCATCCGCTCGAGTCGAAGGCGTCCCTGATAATCTCGCACGGCCATGCGCAGAAACTCGCTGCGATTGCCGTGGCCGAAGTGCTCGACGACTTCGTCGAGCGCCGGGCGGAGGTCATCTGAGACGGCAATGCCGACGGTCTTCGCTGCCATCTTGGCTCCATGTTGCTTATACGTAATCAACATGATTCTATCTCCGTTGGAAGCCACTCGGGAAGTTTCGTCGTCACGAGTCCGGACAAGCGCCTGGCGAGGACATACTCGGGATCGAGCCGCCGTGCCTCGTCGAGGTAGGCGACCGCGAGAGCACGCCGTCCGCGCGCCCACGCGAGCCACGCGATGACGCACAGAACACCCGCCCCCAACTTGCCAGGATAGAAGGCGGCCACCCGACGCAGGACGACCATCGCGTGTGCACAGCGATGGACAGATGGACGCCGCTGCTCATCGCCCTCGAAAAGAGGACTGGGCATCCCGCGCGCCATCCTCTTCGACTCGCGCTCGGCGATTTTCTGTCCGAAGGCGATCTGCAGCGCCATGGTCTCGATGATCAATGGGGTTGCCCCAAGCATCACGAATTCGACGATCGATTCGGGACGGAGCGCGTCTACCTCACTGTCGAGCAACGTCTCGGTGACCATCTCCGCGAGGAAGAACGTCTCTCGACCCGGCGGACAACGGTTCACCCACTCCGAGGCCACGAACGGGGTGACCGTGACTCCCACCTCGGGAAGTTGCTTCTCCATCTGATTGAGGACACGCACGACTTCACCTCGTTCGCGATCGTTGATCAGTGGTAGGTGGATGCGGGAGGCTCCATCGATCGACGGAGGTTCAGTCGGCTCGGGCATACCTAAGATATTGGCCACTCGTCGCGTGATTACGGCGGGCCGTGGGTCAATCTGTGTATAACTGGCCATCGACCCACCGGTGTGCAGGAACCGATGGAACCCGGACCCCGCTACGCCGCATAGGCTCCGCGCCCCGTGCGCCGGCCCCGAACCGTCTGCACCCAGTAGGCCGTTGCGCCCACGGCGCACCACGCCGCCGCGACGGCGAGTTCGAGCAGCAGATCACCGGCCCACGGCCGACGCGCCTGCACGCCGGTCTCTGCCCGCGAGCCGGAGCGCACACGTGATGAGGGTAATCGCCACGGCCGCAGTGATGACCGTCGTCCCGGCGGCAAGCAGGAGCACGACGGCGACCAGGCCGAGCAGCACCGCCTGCCACACTCGACGGTTCGATGTCGTGGGCTGCGGCATCCGTCGTCGTTCGAATCCCGCGAGGGACCACGCGGTCGCGGCGACCAGGATCGCGGCTACACCGATCCACAGTGGTCGCGTGATCCACCACGCGGTGCTCGAAGGCTCGGGCAGCGGCATCCCGAAGCTGATCGCAGCGAGCGCGGTGAGCCCGGCCATCGTCAGCAGCACCGGCATGTGCCACAGGTAGATGGTCATCGTGCGCGCGGTGACGAATCGGGTGAAGGTCGCGACGCGGGGGCGACGACTGAAGCGTGTGAGAGGCTCGCGCACCAGCGAGAACAAAGCCGTCTGCGCGGCGCCGACCAGCAGAAGCGCCGCCGTGGGGGGATTGAGGTTCTCGAGCAGGTCGGGCGAGAAGACCCCCACGACGAAGGCCAGCGCCAGAGTCGCGATCGACGTCGCCACCACGAGTGTGCGGGTGCGGCGGCGCAGGGCGTCGATGCGGCCGTCAGCGAGGAAGAA is drawn from Microbacterium protaetiae and contains these coding sequences:
- a CDS encoding methylated-DNA--[protein]-cysteine S-methyltransferase; amino-acid sequence: MSFGMLSTPVGTLGVTGEGGAITRVEWVRDAREQDVDALVADALAQLEAYFAGERHRFDVPFDLGAQSEGARAVLMTLHDTVEFGDSITYGDLAARSGTDIPARGIGTIMGANPVPIIVPCHRVLASDGLGGYSGGAPGQGLVTKRALLEFEGALPAPLF
- a CDS encoding SRPBCC family protein; translated protein: MADGYDATSTITIEAPREEVWRVLLDPAAVKEYMFGTDLETSWAVGGQIRWRGVWKDKPFEDHGVILEVDAPARLVFTHFSPLSGDEDVPENHHTLTWTLDDTGPATTVLTLRQSNNTTPEAAEHSRRMWDQLVATVKQIAERG
- a CDS encoding TetR/AcrR family transcriptional regulator, which translates into the protein MTERKVAALKQERSIATREALIAGAARVFARLSYGESRLRGIAVESGASEGSMYFHFGTKAEMARAVLEAQQERMKAVLQAVQSSPGTTRERLFALLDRLAMLISTDEIVQGGIRLAGQASPEVAEIANAPYIEWVHIVRDIISQGIEEGSIRPDIDLDQAAEFVNSAFVGAQVLAGLDDSWASFPQRVARLIPWFDELLAPHR
- a CDS encoding peptidoglycan-binding domain-containing protein, producing MILLVVAIMLVVGAFFTGLAVHSPDDAALSRIDNVVPVFATAQQRVVDDGFTVIGRVVAPRIASVTVTEASTEASSTPQTKADTPDNAPANGDATPEQVVVSASAAKRGQTITAGTLIAEVSGRPVFAWPAGVPLYRNLVPGDSGADVRGLQQALADAGVYEGGRDGLFGARTLEALETLYLRAGYSLPFVNDGVRGFAWREVVTMPKLPALVTEVPPVGTVLGAERPLVSIQTSPAVIQGLATTDVAKGLHVGTKVRVEANGGVAETTSIQKVGAFMTDEKTGISGQMLTVMLPRGFPTGDGTGVTIRPAKAPSPSIAVPAISLRQDASGTFVLRKAAQADPRDSGNAYETIRVVASAEADGWVSLTDAGGLNLGDRVLVSGSPSE
- a CDS encoding ATP-binding cassette domain-containing protein; the encoded protein is MRDISFNIRRGEFVGIIGPSGAGKSTLLNILGLLDSPTAGAYRFDGVDITDLGENDRDRVRNEKIGFIFQDSHTLVDETAAENVSLPLKIRGATMGERRRVARTELRRLGLGHRQGEAALNLSGGERQRVAIARAISTHPALVLADEPTGSLDSASSAHVIDELRALNTTGTTVVIITHDRAIADRTDRCIELLDGRVAADPSVDSRAETWTAARAKPDSAAAWVDAPASAPALEKRRGSTCARFGRRLLAEAFDAISAHTANLGRTVLLLAAFSLGVGGLVCAMGVSQSAASQVSDQLTQAGLDEVVAQVSASGIQLQDFDSDSPLPTHRTVTELQGVIGAAYAARVQTADARPRLLRAMPAARFDGDILVAGPAYLAIQNAVVWPTNAGRLLSNTWHGAVAILGKDAAAAIGVADAGPGVRIWIADQPVDVVGLITAPGRTPLLSNTILLSPEAAVGLAPEDARLIVRTAPGMPAAVADALPPAISPGNPPAVTVETVADLRQLRHGVSADLGILIALVSALLLLLACLTSAVAMYLSVRSRRPEIALRRAIGASRASIWRLFTVEGLTVGLGGGVAGAALGLMAVVTVCAVQQWTPVLDLRIVFVGIGIGAASGIVSAVYPATAAARSNPALAIRA
- a CDS encoding PIN domain-containing protein, which produces MIDPTTVVVFDVNVYLDDILGADGSWPLLPDVPPTTDNPAADAISLAFGGRFRLFASAHILRNVARVMRMAGQSEPIVEQFVSAIVEMCEFSGGGVIEPAERDHGVADYEDNAIVALAKDPSVDALIIVTSDHDLLDLGPARNGRLILRPHEFVFRVLTP
- a CDS encoding ribbon-helix-helix domain-containing protein, with the protein product MAAKTVGIAVSDDLRPALDEVVEHFGHGNRSEFLRMAVRDYQGRLRLERMNEIRDRARDERGGRRYSTDEVLDLIRDSAAS
- a CDS encoding DUF4192 family protein is translated as MRVLNQMEKQLPEVGVTVTPFVASEWVNRCPPGRETFFLAEMVTETLLDSEVDALRPESIVEFVMLGATPLIIETMALQIAFGQKIAERESKRMARGMPSPLFEGDEQRRPSVHRCAHAMVVLRRVAAFYPGKLGAGVLCVIAWLAWARGRRALAVAYLDEARRLDPEYVLARRLSGLVTTKLPEWLPTEIESC
- a CDS encoding acyltransferase family protein yields the protein MAIVQAPPIRDASPVRAQRDTAVDLVRALCVATVVVLHALMVGVTITPTGPVFENAAEGTAWLMPLTWVAQIMPVFFVVGGFAGAVAYRRLRGSGGTAVAFVSARIHRLLVPAVVSIGAVGIGLAMLTVFGVPGEIVQVAGFRYSQPLWFLGVFLLCQALLPALLAAHERATLRSILVLVGAAVAVDVIRAATGAAAIGFLNLAFVWLALQQLGFFLADGRIDALRRRTRTLVVATSIATLALAFVVGVFSPDLLENLNPPTAALLLVGAAQTALFSLVREPLTRFSRRPRVATFTRFVTARTMTIYLWHMPVLLTMAGLTALAAISFGMPLPEPSSTAWWITRPLWIGVAAILVAATAWSLAGFERRRMPQPTTSNRRVWQAVLLGLVAVVLLLAAGTTVITAAVAITLITCALRLAGRDRRAGASAVGR